From the genome of Amycolatopsis sp. NBC_01488, one region includes:
- a CDS encoding Maf family protein translates to MQFVLASQSPARLALLRSAGLDPAVFVSGVDEDAVAASLTDPSPSELVAALASAKAEAVVDQVAAAHPDAVIVACDSMLNIGGQMVGKPANPDIARQRWAAMAGSSGELLTGHAVVRLDGGARSKETSGWESTTVRFGTPSPEEIDAYVATGEPLHVAGGFTIDGLGSWFVDGLDGGHTSVIGISLPLTRRLLAEVGVSVVDLWRRSGS, encoded by the coding sequence GTGCAGTTCGTCCTCGCCTCCCAGTCCCCCGCCCGCCTCGCCCTCCTGCGCTCCGCGGGCCTCGACCCGGCCGTGTTCGTCTCCGGCGTCGACGAGGACGCCGTCGCCGCTTCGCTGACCGACCCGTCGCCGTCGGAGCTGGTCGCCGCCCTCGCTTCGGCCAAGGCCGAAGCGGTCGTCGACCAGGTCGCCGCGGCCCACCCGGACGCCGTGATCGTCGCCTGCGACTCGATGCTGAACATCGGCGGGCAGATGGTCGGCAAACCGGCGAATCCGGACATCGCGCGGCAGCGCTGGGCCGCGATGGCGGGGTCATCCGGTGAACTCCTCACCGGGCACGCGGTCGTCCGGCTCGACGGCGGAGCGCGGTCCAAGGAGACCAGTGGCTGGGAATCGACCACCGTCCGGTTCGGCACGCCCAGCCCCGAGGAGATCGACGCCTACGTCGCGACCGGCGAGCCGCTGCACGTGGCCGGCGGGTTCACGATCGACGGCCTGGGCAGCTGGTTCGTCGACGGCCTCGACGGCGGCCACACGAGCGTCATCGGCATCAGCCTGCCGCTGACGCGCCGGCTGCTCGCCGAGGTCGGCGTGAGTGTCGTGGATCTCTGGCGGCGTTCCGGATCCTGA